Proteins encoded in a region of the Scomber scombrus chromosome 16, fScoSco1.1, whole genome shotgun sequence genome:
- the snx13 gene encoding sorting nexin-13 isoform X1, with translation MSNVPQQRVSTSQQTQASLSIWGWGGLGVVLFLVTFGPFAIFYLAFYIFCFIGGGFAVTLLYGKINSEKHLEKCEHSYLPPTQIGILKTLDEMRLEMKPIKIDRRLTGSSFIDEPLQQVIQFALRDYIQYWYYTLSEDESFLLEIRQTLQNALVQFSTRSKEVDWQPYFTTRLVDDFATHLRVFRKAQDRLADREDKQRDITDELVDSFFEAEVEMERKICRDVVCTSHKDEEGFLRDLCELLLYLLLPPGDFHNKNMRYFLREVLARGVLLPLINQLSDPDYINQFVIWMIRDSSCNYEAFMNILKLTDKPPELEAVKDKVLEELQYLRSLDTAGDDINVIKNQINSLLFVKKVCETRIQRLHSGKEVDALKLAANFGKLCVIPLDHILVHNIALQFFMDFMQAAGAQAELFFWLTVEGYRVTAQQQLEAMLGWQKDGKKQPSATKGLLKAAALGVYEQYLSDKASPRVQVDEISVIQLGEALQKEDPTPEIFDDIQRKVYDMMLRDERFYPSFKQSPLYVRMLAELDMLKEPSYRGSDDGDGESFNGSPTGSINLSLDDLSNSCHDETMHLHAFISDTGVCNDHGKTYALYAITVFRRSQDGSEDCWKTYRRYSDFHDFHMRITEQFENLASILKLPGKKTFNNMDRDFLEKRKKDLNAYLQLLLNPEMVKACPTLIPYVYDFLENKAYSKGKGEFARKIDTFVNPLRSSMRNVSNAVKALPDSLAEGMTKVSDNMGRMSERLGQDIKQSIFKVPPLLPKSDIDPEHCRVSAQLDDNVDDNIPLRVMLLLMDEVFDLKEKNQWLRRNIKNLLQQLIRATYGDTINRKIVDHVDYMTSPEQVADYVKKFRDSYWPNGILAETPPRRDKNIRMRTRVAAKTSLLGIMPDELKHIIGADTTRKGILRVFDMFQYQPMNRRLVYVFLEGFLETMFPQYKFPELFVKLHSRSPRIHRYSQKLKSSSLKR, from the exons TCCATCTGGGGATGGGGGGGTCTTGGAGTCGTGCTGTTCCTCGTCACCTTTGGACCCTTTGCCATATTCTACCTGGCCTTTTATATCTTCTGCTTCATTGGAGG GGGCTTTGCGGTCACGCTGCTCTATGGAAAGATCAACTCCGAGAAACACCTGGAGAAGTGCGAGCACTCTTACTTGCCGCCCACTCAAATTGGTATACTGAAG aCGTTGGATGAGATGCGGCTGGAGATGAAGCCGATAAAGATTGACAGGAGACTGACTGGCTCCAGTTTCATAGATGAGCCACTACAACAG GTGATCCAATTTGCTCTGAGAGACTATATCCAATACTGGTACTACACTCTGAGCGAAGATGAGTCCTTCTTATTAGAGATCAGACAGACGCTGCAGAATGCCCTTGTCCAGTTTTCCACACG gTCCAAAGAGGTGGACTGGCAGCCTTACTTCACCACTCGCCTGGTGGACGACTTTGCCACCCATTTACGTGTCTTTCGAAAAGCCCAGGATCGCCTCGCTGACAGAGAGGACAAGCAAA GGGACATAACAGACGAGCTGGTGGACTCGTTCTTTGAGGCCGAGGTGGAGATGGAAAGGAAGATTTGTCGAGATGTAGTGTGCACTTCACACAAAGATGAAGAAG gtttcCTTCGGGACTTGTGTGAGTTGCTTCTGTATCTGTTACTACCTCCTGGAGATTtccacaacaaaaacatgagatACTTCCTACGG GAAGTGCTGGCGCGTGGTGTGCTGCTTCCTCTCATCAATCAGCTGAGCGACCCAGACTACATCAATCAGTTTGTCATCTGGATG aTTCGGGATTCCAGCTGTAACTATGAAGCCTTCATGAACATCCTGAAGCTGACAGACAAACCTCCTGAGCTGGAGGCCGTAAAGGACAAAgtgctggaggagctgcagtACCTCCGCTCGCTGGACACAGCAGGAGATg ACATCAATGTAATCAAGAACCAGATTAACAGTCTTCTGTTTGTGAAGAAGGTGTGTGAAACAAGGATCCAGAGACTACATTCGGGCAAG GAGGTGGATGCCTTGAAGCTGGCAGCCAATTTCGGCAAGCTGTGTGTTATTCCGCTGGATCATATCCTTGTCCACAACATCGCCCTGCAGTTCTTCATGG ATTTCATGCAGGCAGCGGGGGCCCAGGCAGAGCTGTTCTTCTGGCTCACTGTGGAGGGCTACAGGGTGACGGcacagcagcagctggaggCGATGCTGGGCTGGCAGAAAGATGGCAAGAAGCAGCCCAGTGCCACCAAGGGGCTGCTGAAAGCCGCTGCACTGGGTGTCTATGAACAATACCTCTCTGACAAG GCGTCTCCCAGAGTGCAAGTAGATGAAATATCAGTAATACAACTGGGGGAGGCGCTACAGAAAGAAGACCCCACACCTGAGATATTTGACGACATCCAGAGAAAG GTGTATGACATGATGCTGCGTGATGAGCGCTTCTACCCCTCCTTCAAGCAGAGTCCTCTGTACGTACGCATGCTTGCAGAGCTGGACATGCTGAAAGAGCCGAGCTACCGGGGATCTGATGATGGCGACGGGGAATCTTTCAATGGCTCTCCAACAGGAAGCATAAACCTA TCTTTGGACGACTTGTCCAACTCCTGCCATGATGAAACTATGCACCTACATGCCTTCATCTCCGACAcag GGGTTTGCAACGACCACGGTAAGACCTACGCACTCTACGCCATCACTGTGTTCAGACGCAGCCAAGACGGCAGCGAGGACTGCTGGAAAACCTACCGCCGCTACTCTGACTTCCATGACTTCCATATGAGGATCACTGAACAG TTTGAGAACCTGGCGTCGATCCTCAAGCTGCCAGGGAAAAAGACTTTCAACAACATGGACAGAGACTTCttggagaagagaaaaaaggaccTCAATGCTTATTTACAG ttgcTGCTGAACCCAGAGATGGTGAAGGCCTGCCCAACTCTGATTCCTTATGTCTATGACTTCTTGGAGAACAAGGCCTACAGCAAGGGCAAAGGAGAGTTTGCACGCAAg ATAGACACATTTGTGAATCCTCTCCGGAGCTCCATGAGGAACGTGTCCAATGCAGTGAAGGCCCTGCCAGACAGTCTGGCTGAGGGCATGACCAAAGTCTCTGACAACATGGGTCGCATGTCAGAAAGACTGGGCCAGGACATCAAACAGTCAATATTCAAG GTGCCTCCACTCCTCCCCAAGTCAGACATCGACCCTGAACACTGTCGAGTCTCCGCTCAGTTAGACGATAAC GTCGATGATAACATTCCACTGCGggtaatgctgctgctgatggacGAGGTGTTTGATCTCAAGGAGAAAAACCAGTGGCTACGCAGGAACATTAAGAAcctgctgcagcagctcatCAGGGCAACATATGGAGACACCATCAACAG AAAAATTGTGGACCATGTGGACTACAtgacctcaccagagcaggtggCAGATTATGTCAAGAAGTTTAG GGATTCCTACTGGCCCAATGGTATTCTGGCTGAGACGCCACCCCGTCGGGACAAGAACATCCGCATGAGGACACGAGTCGCCGCTAAGACCAGCCTGCTGGGTATCATGCCAG ATGAGCTGAAGCACATCATTGGGGCGGACACCACGCGGAAGGGCATACTGCGCGTCTTTGACATGTTTCAGTACCAACCCATGAACCGTCGTCTTGTCTACGTTTTCCTGGAGGGCTTCTTGGAGACCATGTTCCCTCAGTACAAATTCCCAGAGCTCTTTGTCAAGCTGCACTCCCGCTCTCCGCGTATACACAGATACAGCCAGAAACTCAAATCCTCCTCCCTCAAAAGGTGA
- the dmac1 gene encoding distal membrane-arm assembly complex protein 1 — protein MSAAPAAAGGGATGGAADAPKSNQMFKNCWSCRLISGGGLLISGAYVFNAARKVMRLGGATSVGTVAQITFAACLASWGIVIIADPVGKAERKT, from the exons ATgtcagcagcaccagcagcagcaggaggaggagcaacaggaggagcagcagacgCCCCTAAATCCAACCAGATGTTCAAGAACTGCTGGAGTTGCCGCCTCATCTCCGGGGGTGGTTTGCTCATCTCCGGGGCTTATGTGTTCAACGCAGCCCGGAAAGTGATGCGTCTAGGCGGAGCCACATCAGTGGGGACAGTGGCTCAGATTACATTCGCTGCAT GTTTGGCTTCATGGGGGATCGTTATCATCGCTGACCCAGTcggaaaagcagagaggaaaacatga
- the snx13 gene encoding sorting nexin-13 isoform X2 — MFAEASLSIWGWGGLGVVLFLVTFGPFAIFYLAFYIFCFIGGGFAVTLLYGKINSEKHLEKCEHSYLPPTQIGILKTLDEMRLEMKPIKIDRRLTGSSFIDEPLQQVIQFALRDYIQYWYYTLSEDESFLLEIRQTLQNALVQFSTRSKEVDWQPYFTTRLVDDFATHLRVFRKAQDRLADREDKQRDITDELVDSFFEAEVEMERKICRDVVCTSHKDEEGFLRDLCELLLYLLLPPGDFHNKNMRYFLREVLARGVLLPLINQLSDPDYINQFVIWMIRDSSCNYEAFMNILKLTDKPPELEAVKDKVLEELQYLRSLDTAGDDINVIKNQINSLLFVKKVCETRIQRLHSGKEVDALKLAANFGKLCVIPLDHILVHNIALQFFMDFMQAAGAQAELFFWLTVEGYRVTAQQQLEAMLGWQKDGKKQPSATKGLLKAAALGVYEQYLSDKASPRVQVDEISVIQLGEALQKEDPTPEIFDDIQRKVYDMMLRDERFYPSFKQSPLYVRMLAELDMLKEPSYRGSDDGDGESFNGSPTGSINLSLDDLSNSCHDETMHLHAFISDTGVCNDHGKTYALYAITVFRRSQDGSEDCWKTYRRYSDFHDFHMRITEQFENLASILKLPGKKTFNNMDRDFLEKRKKDLNAYLQLLLNPEMVKACPTLIPYVYDFLENKAYSKGKGEFARKIDTFVNPLRSSMRNVSNAVKALPDSLAEGMTKVSDNMGRMSERLGQDIKQSIFKVPPLLPKSDIDPEHCRVSAQLDDNVDDNIPLRVMLLLMDEVFDLKEKNQWLRRNIKNLLQQLIRATYGDTINRKIVDHVDYMTSPEQVADYVKKFRDSYWPNGILAETPPRRDKNIRMRTRVAAKTSLLGIMPDELKHIIGADTTRKGILRVFDMFQYQPMNRRLVYVFLEGFLETMFPQYKFPELFVKLHSRSPRIHRYSQKLKSSSLKR, encoded by the exons TCCATCTGGGGATGGGGGGGTCTTGGAGTCGTGCTGTTCCTCGTCACCTTTGGACCCTTTGCCATATTCTACCTGGCCTTTTATATCTTCTGCTTCATTGGAGG GGGCTTTGCGGTCACGCTGCTCTATGGAAAGATCAACTCCGAGAAACACCTGGAGAAGTGCGAGCACTCTTACTTGCCGCCCACTCAAATTGGTATACTGAAG aCGTTGGATGAGATGCGGCTGGAGATGAAGCCGATAAAGATTGACAGGAGACTGACTGGCTCCAGTTTCATAGATGAGCCACTACAACAG GTGATCCAATTTGCTCTGAGAGACTATATCCAATACTGGTACTACACTCTGAGCGAAGATGAGTCCTTCTTATTAGAGATCAGACAGACGCTGCAGAATGCCCTTGTCCAGTTTTCCACACG gTCCAAAGAGGTGGACTGGCAGCCTTACTTCACCACTCGCCTGGTGGACGACTTTGCCACCCATTTACGTGTCTTTCGAAAAGCCCAGGATCGCCTCGCTGACAGAGAGGACAAGCAAA GGGACATAACAGACGAGCTGGTGGACTCGTTCTTTGAGGCCGAGGTGGAGATGGAAAGGAAGATTTGTCGAGATGTAGTGTGCACTTCACACAAAGATGAAGAAG gtttcCTTCGGGACTTGTGTGAGTTGCTTCTGTATCTGTTACTACCTCCTGGAGATTtccacaacaaaaacatgagatACTTCCTACGG GAAGTGCTGGCGCGTGGTGTGCTGCTTCCTCTCATCAATCAGCTGAGCGACCCAGACTACATCAATCAGTTTGTCATCTGGATG aTTCGGGATTCCAGCTGTAACTATGAAGCCTTCATGAACATCCTGAAGCTGACAGACAAACCTCCTGAGCTGGAGGCCGTAAAGGACAAAgtgctggaggagctgcagtACCTCCGCTCGCTGGACACAGCAGGAGATg ACATCAATGTAATCAAGAACCAGATTAACAGTCTTCTGTTTGTGAAGAAGGTGTGTGAAACAAGGATCCAGAGACTACATTCGGGCAAG GAGGTGGATGCCTTGAAGCTGGCAGCCAATTTCGGCAAGCTGTGTGTTATTCCGCTGGATCATATCCTTGTCCACAACATCGCCCTGCAGTTCTTCATGG ATTTCATGCAGGCAGCGGGGGCCCAGGCAGAGCTGTTCTTCTGGCTCACTGTGGAGGGCTACAGGGTGACGGcacagcagcagctggaggCGATGCTGGGCTGGCAGAAAGATGGCAAGAAGCAGCCCAGTGCCACCAAGGGGCTGCTGAAAGCCGCTGCACTGGGTGTCTATGAACAATACCTCTCTGACAAG GCGTCTCCCAGAGTGCAAGTAGATGAAATATCAGTAATACAACTGGGGGAGGCGCTACAGAAAGAAGACCCCACACCTGAGATATTTGACGACATCCAGAGAAAG GTGTATGACATGATGCTGCGTGATGAGCGCTTCTACCCCTCCTTCAAGCAGAGTCCTCTGTACGTACGCATGCTTGCAGAGCTGGACATGCTGAAAGAGCCGAGCTACCGGGGATCTGATGATGGCGACGGGGAATCTTTCAATGGCTCTCCAACAGGAAGCATAAACCTA TCTTTGGACGACTTGTCCAACTCCTGCCATGATGAAACTATGCACCTACATGCCTTCATCTCCGACAcag GGGTTTGCAACGACCACGGTAAGACCTACGCACTCTACGCCATCACTGTGTTCAGACGCAGCCAAGACGGCAGCGAGGACTGCTGGAAAACCTACCGCCGCTACTCTGACTTCCATGACTTCCATATGAGGATCACTGAACAG TTTGAGAACCTGGCGTCGATCCTCAAGCTGCCAGGGAAAAAGACTTTCAACAACATGGACAGAGACTTCttggagaagagaaaaaaggaccTCAATGCTTATTTACAG ttgcTGCTGAACCCAGAGATGGTGAAGGCCTGCCCAACTCTGATTCCTTATGTCTATGACTTCTTGGAGAACAAGGCCTACAGCAAGGGCAAAGGAGAGTTTGCACGCAAg ATAGACACATTTGTGAATCCTCTCCGGAGCTCCATGAGGAACGTGTCCAATGCAGTGAAGGCCCTGCCAGACAGTCTGGCTGAGGGCATGACCAAAGTCTCTGACAACATGGGTCGCATGTCAGAAAGACTGGGCCAGGACATCAAACAGTCAATATTCAAG GTGCCTCCACTCCTCCCCAAGTCAGACATCGACCCTGAACACTGTCGAGTCTCCGCTCAGTTAGACGATAAC GTCGATGATAACATTCCACTGCGggtaatgctgctgctgatggacGAGGTGTTTGATCTCAAGGAGAAAAACCAGTGGCTACGCAGGAACATTAAGAAcctgctgcagcagctcatCAGGGCAACATATGGAGACACCATCAACAG AAAAATTGTGGACCATGTGGACTACAtgacctcaccagagcaggtggCAGATTATGTCAAGAAGTTTAG GGATTCCTACTGGCCCAATGGTATTCTGGCTGAGACGCCACCCCGTCGGGACAAGAACATCCGCATGAGGACACGAGTCGCCGCTAAGACCAGCCTGCTGGGTATCATGCCAG ATGAGCTGAAGCACATCATTGGGGCGGACACCACGCGGAAGGGCATACTGCGCGTCTTTGACATGTTTCAGTACCAACCCATGAACCGTCGTCTTGTCTACGTTTTCCTGGAGGGCTTCTTGGAGACCATGTTCCCTCAGTACAAATTCCCAGAGCTCTTTGTCAAGCTGCACTCCCGCTCTCCGCGTATACACAGATACAGCCAGAAACTCAAATCCTCCTCCCTCAAAAGGTGA